The Setaria viridis chromosome 6, Setaria_viridis_v4.0, whole genome shotgun sequence genome contains a region encoding:
- the LOC117860298 gene encoding auxin-induced in root cultures protein 12: MASTPPLQLALLLLVVALPAAMSASCAGEHFPSGRTYVTCEDLPSLGAALHWTYDASVPSLSLAFVAAPAAPGGWVAWGINPSGGGMVGAQALLVLAGDAATSAASAVRTYNITGYAPLGKASTPIAFQATGLAADVGVGGKVRLYATLRLDTGMKKVVNHVWQVGSSVTRGAPDIHAMDAENLAARGKLVLSDGAAASPPALAGGPSSSGEGSGDGSPPLSRTISRAADTARVSAPALVLLALLGFLTTTMVLVA, translated from the coding sequence ATGGCTTcaacgccgccgctgcagctcgcgctgctcctcctcgtcgtggCCTTGCCGGCGGCCATGTCCGCGTCGTGCGCCGGTGAGCACTTCCCATCAGGGAGGACCTACGTGACGTGCGAGGACCTCCCGTCCCTCGGAGCCGCGCTGCACTGGACCTACGACGCGTCCGTGCCCTCGCTGTCGCTGGCGTTcgtggccgcgccggcggcgcccggcgggtGGGTGGCGTGGGGCATCAaccccagcggcggcggcatggtcgGCGCGCAGGCGCTACTGGTGCTCGCGGgcgacgccgccacctccgcggcGTCGGCCGTCAGGACCTACAACATCACCGGCTACGCGCCGCTCGGCAAGGCCTCGACGCCCATCGCGTTCCAGGccaccggcctcgccgccgacgtGGGCGTTGGCGGGAAGGTCCGGTTGTACGCCACGCTGCGGCTGGACACGGGGATGAAGAAGGTGGTGAACCACGTGTGGCAGGTCGGGTCCTCCGTGACCAGAGGGGCGCCCGACATACACGCCATGGATGCTGAAAACCTCGCCGCCAGGGGCAAGTTGGTCCTCTCCGACGGGGCCGCGGCGAGCCCtcccgcgctcgccggcggcccgTCCAGCTCCGGCGAGGGTAGCGGCGATGGATCGCCCCCGTTAAGCAGGACGATCTCACGGGCGGCAGACACGGCCAGAGTCTCGGCGCCGGCACTCGTGCTACTCGCGTTGCTGGGTTtcttgacgacgacgatggtATTGGTAGCATAG